One window from the genome of Cryptomeria japonica chromosome 6, Sugi_1.0, whole genome shotgun sequence encodes:
- the LOC131069375 gene encoding D-amino-acid transaminase, chloroplastic isoform X1, with amino-acid sequence MARFLFVGVGHQERALTGLITYSPIGEAGSWKNSLRKTKTKEQLIGSSKKTNLLNAFHSRKINHLPAAFRGNKADAAGPTAEDNSIEHHVLGMQDEDETGHTIPILSLFEIIEKMQENNRRKSKQSYGAMYSSIIGGITVDPTLMVIPLDDHMVHRGHGVFDTALIIDGHLYELDSHLDRLLRSALMAKIAPPFDRSYLRSILIQTVAASQCKQGSLRYWLTAGPGDFFLSSSGCPNSAFYAVVIENALSFHTEGVKVVTSSVPMKPPQFATMKNVNYLPNVLSKMEAEEKGAYAAIWFDDEGFVAEGPNMNVAFINKDKELLMPSFEKILSGCTAKRMLDLASTLVEQGVISDIRIGNITAEEGKAAEEMMLIGSGVQVTPVIMWDEQPIGNGKCGPITHTLLNMLLEDMKAGPSCIRVAVPY; translated from the exons ATGGCTAGATTTCTGTTTGTTGGTGTGGGTCACCAAGAACGGGCTCTGACCGGTCTGATCACCTACAGTCCAATTGGTGAAGCTGGTTCATGGAAAAACTCATTGAGGAAAACTAAAACGAAAGAACAGCTAATTGGATCCTCGAAGAAAACCAATTTATTAAATGCCTTTCATTCAAGAAAGATCAATCATTTACCTGCAGCTTTCCGTGGTAATAAAGCAGATGCAGCAGGACCTACAGCAG AAGATAATAGTATAGAACATCATGTTTTAGGGATGCAAGATGAGGATGAGACGGGGCATACTATTCCCATTTTATCTCTTTTCGAG ATAATTGAAAAGATGCAAGAGAACAATAGAAGAAAATCCAAGCAGTCTTATGGAGCAATGTATTCAAGCATAATTGGAGGTATAACTGTTGATCCTACATTGATGGTCATCCCACTCGATGATCACATGGTCCATCGAGGGCATGGGGTTTTTGACACTGCTTTGATAATTGATGg GCATCTTTATGAGTTGGACTCCCACCTAGATCGTTTATTGAGATCTGCATTAATGGCCAAGATTGCTCCTCCTTTTGATCGCTCATATTTAAGAAGCATTTTAATACAAACTGTAGCTGCATCACAATGCAAACAGGGATCCTTACGCTACTGGTTAACAGCAGGACCTGGAGACTTCTTCCTCTCTTCATCTGGCTGCCCAAATTCTGCCTTTTATGCTGTTGTTATCGAAAATGCATTGTCATTTCATACAGAGGGCGTGAAAGTCGTAACATCTTCAGTGCCCATGAAACCCCCTCAGTTTGCGACCATGAAGAATGTAAATTATCTACCAAATGTTCTCTCAAAAATGGAAGCAGAAGAAAAAGGAGCTTATGCTGCTATATGGTTTGATGATGAAGGCTTTGTCGCTGAAGGACCAAACATGAATGTTGCATTTATAAACAAGGACAAGGAGCTTCTAATGCCATCATTTGAAAAAATTCTGAGTGGCTGCACTGCAAAGCGCATGTTAGATCTTGCTTCAACTCTTGTAGAGCAAGGTGTCATCAGTGACATTCGAATTGGGAACATAACTGCTGAAGAAGGCAAAGCAGCAGAAGAAATGATGCTTATTGGAAGTGGTGTGCAAGTTACGCCTGTTATTATGTGGGATGAACAACCAATAGGAAATG GAAAATGTGGACCTATCACACATACGCTTTTAAACATGCTTTTGGAGGATATGAAAGCTGGCCCTTCATGCATCCGTGTTGCAGTTCCCTATTGA
- the LOC131069375 gene encoding D-amino-acid transaminase, chloroplastic isoform X2, producing the protein MARFLFVGVGHQERALTGLITYSPIGEAGSWKNSLRKTKTKEQLIGSSKKTNLLNAFHSRKINHLPAAFRGNKADAAGPTAGMQDEDETGHTIPILSLFEIIEKMQENNRRKSKQSYGAMYSSIIGGITVDPTLMVIPLDDHMVHRGHGVFDTALIIDGHLYELDSHLDRLLRSALMAKIAPPFDRSYLRSILIQTVAASQCKQGSLRYWLTAGPGDFFLSSSGCPNSAFYAVVIENALSFHTEGVKVVTSSVPMKPPQFATMKNVNYLPNVLSKMEAEEKGAYAAIWFDDEGFVAEGPNMNVAFINKDKELLMPSFEKILSGCTAKRMLDLASTLVEQGVISDIRIGNITAEEGKAAEEMMLIGSGVQVTPVIMWDEQPIGNGKCGPITHTLLNMLLEDMKAGPSCIRVAVPY; encoded by the exons ATGGCTAGATTTCTGTTTGTTGGTGTGGGTCACCAAGAACGGGCTCTGACCGGTCTGATCACCTACAGTCCAATTGGTGAAGCTGGTTCATGGAAAAACTCATTGAGGAAAACTAAAACGAAAGAACAGCTAATTGGATCCTCGAAGAAAACCAATTTATTAAATGCCTTTCATTCAAGAAAGATCAATCATTTACCTGCAGCTTTCCGTGGTAATAAAGCAGATGCAGCAGGACCTACAGCAG GGATGCAAGATGAGGATGAGACGGGGCATACTATTCCCATTTTATCTCTTTTCGAG ATAATTGAAAAGATGCAAGAGAACAATAGAAGAAAATCCAAGCAGTCTTATGGAGCAATGTATTCAAGCATAATTGGAGGTATAACTGTTGATCCTACATTGATGGTCATCCCACTCGATGATCACATGGTCCATCGAGGGCATGGGGTTTTTGACACTGCTTTGATAATTGATGg GCATCTTTATGAGTTGGACTCCCACCTAGATCGTTTATTGAGATCTGCATTAATGGCCAAGATTGCTCCTCCTTTTGATCGCTCATATTTAAGAAGCATTTTAATACAAACTGTAGCTGCATCACAATGCAAACAGGGATCCTTACGCTACTGGTTAACAGCAGGACCTGGAGACTTCTTCCTCTCTTCATCTGGCTGCCCAAATTCTGCCTTTTATGCTGTTGTTATCGAAAATGCATTGTCATTTCATACAGAGGGCGTGAAAGTCGTAACATCTTCAGTGCCCATGAAACCCCCTCAGTTTGCGACCATGAAGAATGTAAATTATCTACCAAATGTTCTCTCAAAAATGGAAGCAGAAGAAAAAGGAGCTTATGCTGCTATATGGTTTGATGATGAAGGCTTTGTCGCTGAAGGACCAAACATGAATGTTGCATTTATAAACAAGGACAAGGAGCTTCTAATGCCATCATTTGAAAAAATTCTGAGTGGCTGCACTGCAAAGCGCATGTTAGATCTTGCTTCAACTCTTGTAGAGCAAGGTGTCATCAGTGACATTCGAATTGGGAACATAACTGCTGAAGAAGGCAAAGCAGCAGAAGAAATGATGCTTATTGGAAGTGGTGTGCAAGTTACGCCTGTTATTATGTGGGATGAACAACCAATAGGAAATG GAAAATGTGGACCTATCACACATACGCTTTTAAACATGCTTTTGGAGGATATGAAAGCTGGCCCTTCATGCATCCGTGTTGCAGTTCCCTATTGA